The Entelurus aequoreus isolate RoL-2023_Sb linkage group LG11, RoL_Eaeq_v1.1, whole genome shotgun sequence genome includes the window AAAGTTAAAGGTAATTAAGAAATGAACACAtggagtatttttttaaagtgaccaaaaaaatatataatttgcaaCCTTCCCACCTTAAAATAAGGCTAAACCACATTTTGTGGTTCTCAGCTCTGGTTCGCAGTGCCAAGAATATAGtacatcaaacttgactaaatggAGGAAGTAAAAGTCGCAGCAAAGTTTTTGTTTGTGAACCTATTGAAGGATCATTACCTTTGCAAGAGGGCAACTACGCCTCCGGGGCAAGGCAGGGTGTAAGAAATGTCATTAATATTTCTATTGGCCAAAACATGTTGCAGACACTCAAAATTGTACTGTAAGGATGGGATATGGTCATTTATGGTAACTTTCGCCaagttcatcagtttttatgttaAATCGCTGAATTACTGTAGCAGACCAAAATACTACATCTGATTATGCCATCTACAGAAAATTGATCTTTGTAATCTTTCGCTCAGGTGCTCTGGTGATGCCTCGACCCTCTCCCAACCATCAGTGGTCTAATAACAAGTCAGGGCTCCCTGTGGTCGATGTTGTGGTTGACCCGCACCTGACAGCTCACATGCGCCCCCATCAGAGAGACGGCCTGCTCTTTCTCTATGAATGTGTTATGGGCATGAGGTtgtatttttggacaaatttgtTTAATCTCTTTTTTAAGTCTGTTGCCAATCATTGAATTTGTGTTCGTGCGTGTGGACATCAGGGCCGAAGGTCGCTACGGGGCAATCTTGGCTGATGAGATGGGTCTTGGAAAGACCCTACAAAGCGTGGCTCTCTGCTGGACGCTGCTCAAGCAGGGTCCGTACGGCGGAAAAGCGGTCACCAAGCGTGTGCTCGTGGTTACCCCTGGCAGCCTTGTGCAGAACTGGGGCGCTGAGTTCAACAAGTGGCTCGGGCGTGAGAGGATCAGTGTTTTCACTGTGGATCAGGTTAGGAAATGTAATCTTAGTGGACTATTGTTGTCATTATACGGAGCAATATGCTACTAAAcaaggtacacctgcacagtctaATATTGATCCGTTTTGATTGAGATTAAATAGCGGTGGTTGTTTTCATTGCTATTTGGCTATACAAAAATGAACACGAGTGTGATCTCAAATCACATGCAATCTGATGTATGGTAATAAGTTACTAAGATTTTTGTAACGCGCTGCATCACAAACTAATTCCCTCATTTTACTTAAGGTCACATGagtttccgccctgagatcggtaggttgtgagttcaaaccccggccgagtcatatcaaagactataaaaatgggatcccctACCtcccttccctgcttggcactcagcatcaagggttggaattgggggttaaatcaccaaaaatgattcctgggcgcggccaccgctgctgcccactgctcccctcacctcccagggggtgatcaagggggatgggtcaaatgcagagaataatttcgccacacctagtgtgtgtgtgacaatcattggtactttaactttttatgttgcactatcAGTGGCATGACTACCAAAACGTTGTCCTCGCTCTCCCTGTGCCATTGCAACTCACGCCAGCCATGGCGAGTTAAATCCATTGCCAGGCAGAAAGAGCGATCACTTGTCTTTATTGTATGCATGAATATACTGTCAAGTGAGTGAGCGTTGTCTTGACAGTCTTTCGTTTCTTTTCACAATGTTTCTTTAAAGCGGAAAGGAATTGAGTCTAATAATAGTGTTAGGGAAaaagaatgatttatttaaaacataAGCACATTGTCCTGAAGTTAGTGTGAGTGTGGTGTGTCAAAATAATCATCTTAGAGAATAACAATCTCAATTCTAAGCAAAacaatcgtgcagccctactgtTTGTCAATTGTTTAACACACAAACTACACAGCACTTTCCAATAGGGTGGCATTTGGTCCAAGAAAGGTTTACATTGTTATAAAGATGTGATTTATTTGTTATAAAAGTGTGATTTATTTTCCACAAAATTGCAGTCAGAGCACTTTGTTTTGCTTGCTGAAGACATTTCACCTATTATTCAAAAGGTATCTTcagataaataaacataaataaacctTTCTACCAACAAATACATCTAGTTTTCTTTTAATAAACACAACTTCTTTAACAAGTAGAGTGActgattaaacaaataaaaaagaggagctttttccactaaagaaaatgtgttaatcatttacTTGATTGTGTAGGTGTACCTAATTATTTGTCCCGTGTGCTTAATACAGTCTATTTCTTACATTAGTTTGTCTAATAACTTGTTGCTATGCTGTTTGTTGCCATGCGAAGGACCACAGGATCGAGCAGTTTGTGTTGTCTCCTCTGCACAATGTCCTAGTGATAAGCTATGAAATGCTTCTGCGCTGCTTTGAACAGGTATGCCTGTCTTAAAGTATGTCCCTCATTTTGGTGTACAATTGTATGGGAAGACGTTGCTGaattcaacttttttttgcaCAGGTCCAAAAAGTGGAGTTTGGTCTCATTATCTGTGATGAAGGTCACAGACTAAAGAACAGCAGCATCAAAACGTCCTCAGCCCTCAGCAGCTTGAGCTGCAATCGCAGGGTCATACTAACAGGTATGAGAACATACTTAATATTCAATGGGAGGAAAGGCAACAAGCTatgatgttattaaatgtgtttttaaggcACCCCTGTGCAAAATGACCTGCAGGAGTTCTACGCTCTAATAGACTTTGTTAATCCCGGCGTTCTTGGCTCAACCACAGCGTATAGGAAGGTCTATGAGGAGGCCATTCTTCGCTGCAGGCAGCCTTCCTGCTCTGAGGTCATATTCCTCCACATTTGATCTCCTTAGATTTATTCAGTGGACCTATTGTGTCCAATGAATGTAGAAATACTACACACTGGACATAACCAGACCACATCTGCTTACGCCAATAGGAGGAGAGATCTTTGGGCGCCGAGCGAGCCGCTGAGCTCTCTCGACTTACTGGCATGTTCATCCTGAGGAGGACGCAAGAGATCATCAACCGCTACCTTCCGCCCCGCCTTGACTGGACCCTGTTCTGCAGGCCGTCTCCGCTGCAGCAAGAGGTCTACAGGCATCTCCTCAGCCACAGAGTGTTCAGAGCCTGCCTACAAGGCTCCATGCAATCACACACCCACTTGGCCTGCATCACTTTCTTGAAAAAGCTGTGCAATCACCCAACACTGCTGCACTGCACAGTCAAGGTGTGTAAGGAGTCTGAATTTCAGCCATCCCAATCAAAGCGCAAATTGAGGGTTTTTGAGGGTTTCTGTTTTTTGTGTTTCAGGAAAAAGCTGAGTGTGCTTCTGATGAGAGTTCTTTCCATGAAGGTCTAGCACAGTTTTTCCCTAAATTGTACTCTTCAGATAGCTTGAACCCTGCTGACTCGGGGAAACTCTTGGTTCTGTTGGACCTGCTGGAAACCATCAGACAGCTCAGCCCATCTGACAGGTGTGTGATTGTCACATGTTTGTAGTAATTTGGATGTGCTTTTGAATTGTGGGTAATGCCATGTCTCTTCTAGGGTTGTTGTAGTGTCCAACTACACTCAGACGCTGGACATGCTTCAGAAAATTTGTGTGCACATGACCTACACATTCTGTCGGCTAGACGGACAAACGCCTACCAACCAGAGGCAGCGTCTTGTTGACAGCTTCAACAGCCCTTATTCACCTAATTTCCTTTTTCTGCTGAGCTCCAAAGCTGGTGGGGTGGGGCTTAATCTGGTGGGGGCTTCCCATTTGGTGCTTTATGATCTCGACTGGAATCCTGCAAATGACATTCAGGTAAAACACCTTCAAAAATATTTAGTATACCTGATGAATTGCTACTGTACTTTGCCACATTCTTTTATCTGCTGTGTGCAGGCCATGGCTCGCGTGTGGCGAGATGGACAGAAAAAGACAGTGCATACTTACCGCCTCCTCACTGCAGGTTGGAATAATAACCATACGTAATTCACCAGATAGACTGGAAATTACATTTATGGTCACATGCTATAGTAAATGTTGTACAGATATAAGAGGCCCTCGGTTTATTTCCTGCAAGGACAATGACAAGTTCAGTTAAGTGTAAGTCAGAACCTTTACCTAAATTATACATAAATGAAGACCTAAGCAACTCGCACTAAACACATGAAAGATATATAAAATGCAGCAATTAAAAGGATTAAATTCAAGAATGTCATTGAACCgtaattaaaaaataacaaaaatgtattCCTTACTTTTACCCGTTGGGTTGTCTTGCATACCCCAAGGGTCGTTGCAAGAGAGGTAGAGACAGGTTTATTGTGAGGAGGAAGTCTCAATAATAAGACCACTACACTGCTTCGTTATCAATGTCCATTTCATCAGAGCTGATCTTTGAACACCGTTAAATATAATATCATTATCCTTGATGATGGTTGCAGCATTTGAACAGCTTGGGCTCGGCGTTTTACAATGACACACTGGCATCAGAAGAGTCTGCAACAACTACCGACTAAAGGAGCAAAAGCGCACGACAATACATTATTTCGTAGGATGTAACAAactatagttatttttttaatcacaaaacgCCATACGAGTACTGCCTGTATTCTCAATGTTGTATAATCATTGGACAAATGTTCAATGACTTGGGCCAAAACGTATTCAGCTATACACACAACAATGGGAGATTTGTTGTTTTTGATTACGCTTTGTTTATAAAGTTTGTCTCAAAACATCAAAGCCACACCATGAtagccattttttaaaataatgataGTGGTTTTGATGCCTTTTATTTATCTGAACCTCGGAAGAAGTCAAATTAGAATAGGAGAAATTCTGGCGGCCTTGTATTTCTTGTGTATCTGTGTCTTTGCTTACATGCTTAATCAGTCGAGTGTACAGGACACTGTACACTCGACTGATTAGAAGTGTAATGTCTCTATTAAGGTACCATTGAGGAGCGCATATTCCAGCGCCAGGTGTCCAAACAGGGCCTTTCCGGGACAGTGGTAGACCTCGGCAAAGGCTCCGAACACGCCAACTTCTCCAGCAGCGAGCTGAGAGACCTTTTCAGCCTTACCGAAACATGCTCTCTAACTCACGACCTGTTGAACTGCAGCTGCAACATGGACGGATCCGTCAACGGTAAAGGTATGTTAATAATCTGAATTTAAACGTACTGGAattaatttgcttccttttttcccGCCCAGTTGTTGAAGAGGTAGACGAGCAGGACGCAAATCGGCCATGTCAGCTTGGGCGGGACTGCGGCGGGTCAGCGCAGAAACATCTGAGCATGTCCGAGCTGATGCAATGGAGACATTTCTCTGGAGATGCCCACACCTTCTCAGACCCTTACCTTGATCGTGCCAGAGACCATGTCACCTTTGCCTTTCAGACCACCATTTCTCACATGGATCAGTAACCGCAACTATGGACTCAACTGTTAGTGACCAAAAATACATGATTTGAAAATATGATGTACACACTTCACAATCTAACAAAATCCTATGCAAAAACTATCAGAAATAAATAGCTAAGAAAATAAAGTTTGAAATAGAGCACTGGTTCaccaacttttttcaccaagtaccaccttagaaaacacttgacacagtttgagaatcacttcaAATTAATTCAACAATGTTATCATGTTTGTAGTTTTGTAGTGTAGAACTGCACAGCATCATACTGAGAAGAATGTATTGCCCTTGTGTGTGGGATTAAATTAGATTGTCTAATAAAGTGAGGATACGTTGAGAGAAGTTCCTCAATGGTCAACAGAGGAGCTCAGATTGTCCCTGATGATGTGAGTATCACTTGTCACTACATCTAAAACATTGTAGTGGTAATAAAACTTGA containing:
- the rad54b gene encoding DNA repair and recombination protein RAD54B isoform X2, coding for MMRRSGAPSQLLGNAAKKPRFIPPAGASSYFGVEPKTQSPELSLNNALNKVQRSVVATPPSQSECTARAAPALSKALARVLSATESKENIAETKHTSPSSQELITSSDIRGAGSPQKATGSNQVFGATDCSGDAVRYFSVMWCKASKKKHKRWEGDAVLVTKGRSATLKDMEGKNIGQGSGYKVSLLASLSEGDTLMIGAKEVEVMGVISAENFATGRCFQEAHVDQEETILKTAPAPSQCLAAKAFIPPTMLGRAGLPALKLAEEHACKPRYDPQAPGALVMPRPSPNHQWSNNKSGLPVVDVVVDPHLTAHMRPHQRDGLLFLYECVMGMRAEGRYGAILADEMGLGKTLQSVALCWTLLKQGPYGGKAVTKRVLVVTPGSLVQNWGAEFNKWLGRERISVFTVDQDHRIEQFVLSPLHNVLVISYEMLLRCFEQVQKVEFGLIICDEGHRLKNSSIKTSSALSSLSCNRRVILTGTPVQNDLQEFYALIDFVNPGVLGSTTAYRKVYEEAILRCRQPSCSEEERSLGAERAAELSRLTGMFILRRTQEIINRYLPPRLDWTLFCRPSPLQQEVYRHLLSHRVFRACLQGSMQSHTHLACITFLKKLCNHPTLLHCTVKEKAECASDESSFHEGLAQFFPKLYSSDSLNPADSGKLLVLLDLLETIRQLSPSDRVVVVSNYTQTLDMLQKICVHMTYTFCRLDGQTPTNQRQRLVDSFNSPYSPNFLFLLSSKAGGVGLNLVGASHLVLYDLDWNPANDIQAMARVWRDGQKKTVHTYRLLTAGTIEERIFQRQVSKQGLSGTVVDLGKGSEHANFSSSELRDLFSLTETCSLTHDLLNCSCNMDGSVNVVEEVDEQDANRPCQLGRDCGGSAQKHLSMSELMQWRHFSGDAHTFSDPYLDRARDHVTFAFQTTISHMDQ
- the rad54b gene encoding DNA repair and recombination protein RAD54B isoform X1, which codes for MMRRSGAPSQLLGNAAKKPRFIPPAGASSYFGVEPKTQSPELSLNNALNKVQRSVVATPPSQSECTARAAPALSKALARVLSATESKENIAETKHTSPSSQELITSSDIRGAGSPQKATGSNQVFGATDCSGDAVRYFSVMWCKASKKKHKRWEGDAVLVTKGRSATLKDMEGKNIGQGSGYKVSLLASLSEGDTLMIGAKEVEVMGVISAENFATGRCFQEAHVDQEETILKTAPAPSQCLAAKAFIPPTMLGRAGLPALKLAEEHACKPRYDPQAPGALVMPRPSPNHQWSNNKSGLPVVDVVVDPHLTAHMRPHQRDGLLFLYECVMGMRAEGRYGAILADEMGLGKTLQSVALCWTLLKQGPYGGKAVTKRVLVVTPGSLVQNWGAEFNKWLGRERISVFTVDQDHRIEQFVLSPLHNVLVISYEMLLRCFEQVQKVEFGLIICDEGHRLKNSSIKTSSALSSLSCNRRVILTGTPVQNDLQEFYALIDFVNPGVLGSTTAYRKVYEEAILRCRQPSCSEEERSLGAERAAELSRLTGMFILRRTQEIINRYLPPRLDWTLFCRPSPLQQEVYRHLLSHRVFRACLQGSMQSHTHLACITFLKKLCNHPTLLHCTVKEKAECASDESSFHEGLAQFFPKLYSSDSLNPADSGKLLVLLDLLETIRQLSPSDRVVVVSNYTQTLDMLQKICVHMTYTFCRLDGQTPTNQRQRLVDSFNSPYSPNFLFLLSSKAGGVGLNLVGASHLVLYDLDWNPANDIQAMARVWRDGQKKTVHTYRLLTAGTIEERIFQRQVSKQGLSGTVVDLGKGSEHANFSSSELRDLFSLTETCSLTHDLLNCSCNMDGSVNGKVVEEVDEQDANRPCQLGRDCGGSAQKHLSMSELMQWRHFSGDAHTFSDPYLDRARDHVTFAFQTTISHMDQ